A genome region from Eurosta solidaginis isolate ZX-2024a chromosome 2, ASM4086904v1, whole genome shotgun sequence includes the following:
- the Slh gene encoding protein sly1 homolog, whose protein sequence is MLTLRDRQINAIKQMLNLNAQQPKALAAEPVWKILIFDRVGQDIISPIISVKELRELGITLHVQLHSDRDSIPDVPTIYFCLPTEENLDRIQQDFGNGLYDVYHLNFLAPISRQKIEDLAAAAIQAGCVANIHRVYDQYVNFISLEDDFFILKHQKSEQLSYYSINRANTRDDEMEALMDSIVDSLFSVFVTLGNVPIIRCPRNSAAEMVARKLEKKLRENLWDSRSNLFHMDATQAGGVFSFQRPVLLILDRNIDLATPLHHTWSYQALVHDVLELGLNLVYVDDDGATNTGTRKKPKACDLDRNDRFWMTHKGSPFPTVAEAIQEELESYRNSEDEIKRLKTSMGIDGENEVAFAIVNDTTARLTNAVNSLPQLMEKKRLIDMHTKIATAILNYIKARRLDSFFELEEKIMSKQALDRPLLELLKDPEFGLPEDKLRLYIIYYICAQNVPEYEFERMKEALQEAGCDLAALPYVQRWKGIVNRTPALNQAVQYEGGGTRTVSMFSKLVSQGSSFVMEGVKNLVVKRHSLPVTKLTEQVMECRSNSETDDYLYLDPKLLKGGDVLPKNRAPFQDAVVFIVGGGNYIEYQNLVDYIKQKQSANVNKRIIYGSSTLSNAKLFLKELSALGREIQTPVLS, encoded by the exons ATGTTAACGCTGCGTGATAGACAAATAA ACGCTATAAAGCAAATGCTCAACTTAAATGCGCAACAACCGAAAGCGTTAGCGGCAGAACCAGTATGGAAAATACTCATCTTCGATCGGGTGGGGCAGGATATTATATCGCCCATTATTTCTGTTAAGGAACTTCGCGAACTGGGCATAACCTTACATGT ACAACTACATTCCGACCGCGATTCCATACCAGATGTGCCTaccatttatttttgtttacctACCGAAGAGAACTTAGATCGTATACAACAAGATTTTGGCAATGGCCTATACGATGTTTATCATCTCAACTTTTTAGCGCCCATATCGCGGCAAAAAATCGAAGATTTAGCTGCTGCAGCAATCCAAGCTGGTTGTGTTGCCAATATTCATCGTGTTTACGATCAATATGTAAACTTCATAAGTTTAGAAGatgatttttttatattgaaacaTCAAAAGAGTGAACAATTATCCTATTATTCTATAAATCGCGCAAATACGCGTGACGATGAAATGGAGGCACTTATGGATTCCatagttgactcattattttCTGTATTTGTCACATTGGGTAATGTGCCCATTATACGTTGTCCACGCAATAGTGCTGCGGAAATGGTAGcacgcaaattggaaaaaaaattgcgTGAAAATCTATGGGATTCCCGCTCAAATCTTTTTCATATGGACGCAACACAAGCTGGTGGTGTATTCAGTTTTCAACGTCCTGTATTGTTGATTTTGGATAGAAATATAGATTTAGCAACACCCCTACATCACACATGGTCGTACCAGGCGTTAGTGCATGATGTATTAGAGTTAGGATTGAACTTGGTGTATGTTGATGATGACGGCGCAACGAACACAG GTACACGCAAGAAACCAAAAGCATGTGATCTCGATCGCAACGATCGTTTTTGGATGACACACAAAGGCAGCCCTTTTCCTACAGTTGCCGAAGCGATACAAGAAGAGCTCGAGTCTTATCGCAATTCAGAAGATGAAATTAAACGCCTTAAAACCTCGATGGGCATTGATGGCGAAAATGAGGTGGCTTTTGCCATAGTCAATGATACCACTGCTCGTTTAACAAATGCTGTCAATTCATTGCCGCAGTTAATGGAAAAGAAACGTCTTATAGATATGCATACAAAAATCGCTACagctatattgaattatataaaAGCGCGCCGCTTAGATTCCTTTTTCGAGTTGGAAGAAAAAATTATGTCAAAACAAGCACTTGATCGTCCATTACTTGAATTGTTAAAAGATCCTGAATTTGGTTTGCCTGAAGATAAATTGCGTTTATATATAATCTACTATATTTGTGCACAAAATGTGCCCGAATACGAATTCGAACGTATGAAAGAAGCACTGCAAGAAGCGGGTTGTGATCTAGCAGCACTGCCATATGTGCAACGTTGGAAGGGTATAGTTAATCGTACGCCAGCATTGAATCAGGCCGTACAATATGAAGGTGGCGGCACGCGCACAGTATCTATGTTTTCCAAGCTAGTATCACAGGGTTCGTCATTTGTAATGGAGGGTGTTAAAAATTTGGTAGTCAAGCGGCAC AGTCTTCCAGTAACAAAGCTAACCGAGCAGGTGATGGAATGTCGCAGTAATTCTGAAACAGATGACTATCTCTATTTAGATCCGAAACTTTTAAAAGGCGGTGATGTTTTGCCTAAAAATCGGGCACCATTCCAAGATGCAGTTGTATTTATTGTGGGCGGCGGCAATTATATTGAATATCAAAATTTAGTTgattatataaaacaaaaacaatctgCAAATGTAAATAAACGCATTATTTATGGTTCATCTACATTGAGCAATGCAAAACTATTTCTCAAAGAGCTATCTGCATTGGGGCGTGAAATACAAACCCCAGTTTTAAGTTAG